A genomic segment from Syngnathus scovelli strain Florida chromosome 3, RoL_Ssco_1.2, whole genome shotgun sequence encodes:
- the bri3bp gene encoding BRI3-binding protein — MRLLSVIRYFTASRHSQEHALRGSAAGKARDLIITTLPSIFNIITFRRAMKASTSVLLFLVLSASVLSTAQAARSRTSSQNSFRRAANGIYQTLSNVFGEDNIRCLYKFFSKATERFVHGVDSFLDTIWKIWTDLLDVMGIDSSNLSHYFSPASLSSNPARALPLVAGALTALWLLSVFLGGVFYMLHVVFGRFFWMARVLLLTLSCLYVLQKFEGDPERTLLPLCVIMVLYFMTGPVGMYWRRGTSSMEEKIDHMDTQLRLLNMRMNRIFELETMDE, encoded by the exons ATGCGCCTTTTGTCTGTCATCAGATACTTCACAGCCAGCAGGCACTCACAAGAACACGCGTTAAGAGGGAGTGCTGCGGGGAAAGCTAGAGACCTCATCATCACAACACTACCCAG CATCTTCAACATCATAACATTTAGACGGGCCATGAAGGCGTCCACCAGTGTTTTGCTTTTCCTGGTGCTATCCGCATCCGTGCTCTCGACGGCCCAAGCGGCCAGGAGCCGGACCAGCAGCCAGAACAGCTTCCGACGGGCGGCCAACGGCATCTACCAGACGCTGAGCAACGTCTTCGGGGAGGATAACATCCGATGCCTCTACAAG TTTTTCTCCAAAGCGACAGAGCGCTTTGTACATGGCGTAGACTCCTTCCTTGACACCATCTGGAAAATCTGGACGGATCTCCTCGATGTTATGGGCATTGACT CGTCCAACCTGAGTCACTACTTCAGCCCGGCATCCTTGAGCAGCAACCCGGCACGCGCCCTGCCCCTCGTGGCCGGTGCCCTAACAGCCCTGTGGTTGCTGTCGGTGTTTCTGGGCGGCGTCTTCTACATGCTGCACGTTGTCTTTGGCCGCTTCTTCTGGATGGCGCGCGTGCTTCTGTTGACCCTGTCCTGCCTGTACGTGCTGCAAAAGTTCGAGGGCGACCCAGAGCGCACGCTGTTGCCTCTGTGCGTCATCATGGTGCTGTACTTCATGACGGGTCCCGTGGGCATGTACTGGCGACGCGGCACCAGCTCCATGGAGGAGAAGATAGACCACATGGACACTCAGCTCCGCCTGCTCAATATGCGGATGAATCGGATATTCGAGCTGGAGACCATGGACGAGTAG
- the wdr31 gene encoding WD repeat-containing protein 31 isoform X2 encodes MGKLQSKFRKRSELYRASQSEKADGVLDSQVVQYEPAHRGSVNTVTNLSAHLCVSGGTDQAVVVYDWRRGRMCQCFQGHNREVTKVVCYPGSTWIFSASRDKSVLMWDLNQGDEPIQEFSGHQLVVNGLAISPDGRKLCTGSRDNCMCLWDIESAKCEQRHNISRNLVTHVCWVPGSSSLVQTSEDKTIRVWDSRAWQVTNTFPAKQYIQTHCDVSDNGNHLVSSSNGFGGQGCEATLWDLRQPGCKVVEYRGHLQTTSCCVFLPAAAGGNGATLVATSSHDSSVKVWDQNSAVCLATLSLDGAGPLVSLAASDASNVLCASFNSGIHHIQLFQTPEIASGDANHTDIRVLSRF; translated from the exons ATGGGCAAGCTGCAGAGCAAGTTTCGCAAGCGGTCTGAGCTGTACAG AGCCTCACAGAGTGAAAAGGCAGACGGCGTGCTCGACAGCCAGGTGGTTCAGTATGAACCGGCCCACCGTGGCTCCGTCAACACCGTCACGAATCTCAGCGCCCATCTGTGCGTTTCTGGAGGCACCGACCAG GCGGTGGTGGTGTATGACTGGAGACGAGGCCGCATGTGTCAATGCTTCCAGGGTCATAACAGAGAGGTTACCAAG GTGGTGTGTTATCCGGGCAGCACGTGGATCTTCAGCGCCTCGCGGGACAAGTCGGTCCTAATGTGGGACTTGAACCAGGGGGACGAGCCCATTCAGGAGTTTTCCGGGCACCAGTTAGTGGTCAACGGGCTTGCAATCAGCCCCG ATGGGAGAAAACTGTGCACGGGCTCCCGCGACAACTGCATGTGCCTGTGGGACATTGAATCTGCGAAATGCGAGCAGAGACACAACATTTCCCGAAACCTG GTGACACACGTGTGTTGGGTGCCAGGCAGCTCCTCGCTCGTGCAGACGTCGGAGGACAAAACCATACG AGTGTGGGACAGCCGAGCGTGGCAGGTGACCAACACTTTTCCGGCCAAGCAATACATCCAGACCCACTGTGACGTTTCCGACAACGGAAATCACCTGGTGTCCAGCAGCAACGGTTTTGGAGGCCAAGGCTGCGAGGCTACG CTGTGGGATCTGCGTCAGCCAGGCTGCAAAGTGGTGGAGTACCGTGGCCACCTGCAGACCACCTCGTGCTGCGTCTTCCTTCCCGCGGCAGCGGGAGGCAATGGCGCCACTCTGGTGGCCACGTCCTCACATGACAGCTCCGTCAAAGTGTGGGACCAAAACTCAGCAG TGTGTTTAGCCACCCTGTCGCTGGACGGCGCCGGTCCTCTGGTGTCTTTGGCGGCCAGCGACGCCTCCAATGTGCTCTGTGCCAGCTTCAACAGTGGAATTCATCACATCCAGCTTTTCCAAACACCAGAGATCGCTTCAGGAGATGCCAACCACACAGACATCAGAGTACTGTCCCGATTCTA G
- the LOC125994408 gene encoding serotransferrin-like isoform X2, producing the protein MKGPARYRDFEMSTMKHLKLLCPTLLLGYLVAVVLSASTDHVRWCVKSDKEHQKCLALATKAPVFSCVKKSDSLGCINAIHDDSADAVTLDGGDVYTAGMKSFKLHPIIAEDYGATSETCYYAVAVVKKGSEFGIRDLQGKRSCHTGLGKSAGWNIPIGTLIKLGVLQWGGIEDESIEAAVGKFFAESCVPGAELGSQLCKGCKGDCSRSDDEPFHGYSGAFQCLVQNAGDVAFVNHLTVPESTKADYELLCMNNSRAPIDSYKECHLARIPAHAVVTRQDPVLAERIWASLTTVQVYTPAKNLIFQDSTEKLVRLPANITSVLYLGASYLSVVRSLNKEITASGSNAITWCAVGPRETAKCDHWSANSTVDDKNKILCKTASTVDECLKMIMCKEADAMAVDGGEVYIAGQCGLVPAMVEQYDEVMCNQSGVSASSYYAVAVVKKGFGVTWDNLKGKKSCHTGFGKSAGWNIPMGKIYKQTGDCDFTKFFTSGCAPGAPADSPFCSLCAGSDESVVGKSKCQASSEEKYYGYAGAFRCLVEGAGDVAFIKHTTVAENSDGKGPEWAADVLSSDYELICPTKGPVPIADFEDCNLATSPAHAVVTRPETRNDVVAILQEQQARFGRYVRDPSFKMFESSPEENLIFKDSTQCLQEVPSGCNYKSFLGPDYMDAMTTLRECSDSTSELEKLCTSSICQTN; encoded by the exons ATGAAAGGACCAGCGCGCTATAGAGATTTTGAGATGTCTACCATGAAGCATCTCAAACTTCTGTGTCCTACATTGCTGCTTGGCTACTTGG TGGCTGTTGTGCTGTCTGCCTCCACCGACCATGTGAGGTGGTGTGTGAAGTCGGACAAGGAGCACCAAAAATGTTTGGCGCTGGCTACCAAGGCGCCAGTCTTTTCCTGTGTCAAAAAATCGGATTCTTTGGGCTGTATCAATGCCATTCAC GACGATTCAGCTGATGCAGTTACTCTGGATGGAGGAGACGTATACACTGCTGGCATGAAGAGCTTTAAACTTCATCCCATCATTGCTGAGGACTATGGTGCCA CATCAGAAACGTGTTACTATGCCGTCGCCGTGGTCAAGAAGGGGTCTGAGTTTGGCATTCGAGACTTGCAAGGAAAGAGATCCTGCCACACCGGCTTGGGAAAATCTGCCGGCTGGAATATTCCGATTGGAACTCTTATCAAGTTGGGTGTGCTGCAATGGGGAGGCATTGAAGATGAATCCATTGAGGCTG CGGTTGGAAAATTTTTCGCCGAAAGTTGTGTGCCAGGTGCTGAATTGGGTTCCCAACTGTGTAAAGGCTGCAAAGGAGATTGCTCGCGTTCTGACGATGAACCTTTTCATGGCTACAGCGGTGCGTTCCA GTGTCTGGTGCAAAATGCCGGAGATGTGGCATTTGTCAATCATCTTACTGTACCAG AGAGCACGAAGGCTGACTACGAGCTGCTGTGCATGAACAATTCTCGAGCACCCATCGACTCCTACAAAGAATGCCACCTGGCCAGGATACCTGCTCATGCTGTGGTGACTCGACAAGACCCGGTGCTGGCAGAGCGTATCTGGGCTAGTCTCACCACAGTGCAG GTGTACACACCGGCCAAGAATCTGATCTTCCAAGACTCTACTGAAAAGCTAGTCAGGTTACCTGCCAATATCACCTCAGTTCTCTATCTGGGCGCTAGCTACTTAAGCGTTGTACGCTCACTGAACAAAG AGATAACCGCATCCGGCTCGAATGCTATCACGTGGTGTGCCGTGGGCCCGCGTGAGACTGCAAAATGCGACCACTGGAGTGCCAACAGCACGGTGGAcgataaaaacaaaattctgTGCAAGACTGCCTCTACAGTAGATGAGTGCCTAAAGATGATTATG TGCAAAGAAGCAGATGCAATGGCAGTGGACGGAGGAGAGGTGTACATCGCAGGACAGTGCGGTCTGGTTCCAGCCATGGTGGAGCAGTACGATGAAG TAATGTGCAACCAGTCTGGAG tctcagcctcatcctaTTATGCGGTCGCTGTGGTCAAAAAGGGTTTTGGGGTGACTTGGGACAACCTGAAGGGGAAGAAGTCTTGCCACACAGGTTTTGGCAAAAGTGCCGGCTGGAACATTCCCATGGGTAAAATCTACAAACAGACGGGAGACTGTGACTTTA CAAAGTTCTTCACTAGCGGCTGCGCCCCTGGAGCTCCGGCCGACTCGCCATTCTGCTCTCTGTGTGCAGGCAGTGATGAATCTGTGGTTGGCAAGTCAAAGTGCCAAGCCAGTTCAGAGGAGAAGTACTATGGCTACGCTGGGGCCTTTAG atGTCTTGTTGAGGGTGCTGGTGATGTGGCCTTCATCAAACACACAACTGTTGCAGAAAACAGCGACG GAAAGGGTCCAGAGTGGGCTGCTGATGTCTTGAGCAGTGACTACGAGCTGATTTGTCCAACTAAGGGTCCAGTGCCAATTGCAGACTTTGAGGATTGCAACCTTGCCACTTCCCCAGCGCATGCTGTGGTGACCCGTCCTGAGACCCGCAACGATGTTGTCGCCATTCTTCAAGAACAGCAG GCCCGGTTTGGCCGATATGTCAGAGATCCCAGTTTCAAAATGTTTGAGTCTAGTCCGGAGGAGAACCTCATTTTCAAAGATTCCACCCAGTGTCTCCAGGAGGTTCCAAGTGGGTGCAACTATAAGAGCTTCTTGGGACCAGATTACATGGATGCAATGACCACACTGAGGGAGTGCAGTGATTCTACGTCAG AGTTGGAGAAACTGTGCACTTCCAGCATCTGCCAGACAAATTAA
- the LOC125994408 gene encoding serotransferrin-like isoform X1 → MKGPARYRDFEMSTMKHLKLLCPTLLLGYLVAVVLSASTDHVRWCVKSDKEHQKCLALATKAPVFSCVKKSDSLGCINAIHDDSADAVTLDGGDVYTAGMKSFKLHPIIAEDYGATSETCYYAVAVVKKGSEFGIRDLQGKRSCHTGLGKSAGWNIPIGTLIKLGVLQWGGIEDESIEAAVGKFFAESCVPGAELGSQLCKGCKGDCSRSDDEPFHGYSGAFQCLVQNAGDVAFVNHLTVPESTKADYELLCMNNSRAPIDSYKECHLARIPAHAVVTRQDPVLAERIWASLTTVQDFDLFSSEVYTPAKNLIFQDSTEKLVRLPANITSVLYLGASYLSVVRSLNKEITASGSNAITWCAVGPRETAKCDHWSANSTVDDKNKILCKTASTVDECLKMIMCKEADAMAVDGGEVYIAGQCGLVPAMVEQYDEVMCNQSGVSASSYYAVAVVKKGFGVTWDNLKGKKSCHTGFGKSAGWNIPMGKIYKQTGDCDFTKFFTSGCAPGAPADSPFCSLCAGSDESVVGKSKCQASSEEKYYGYAGAFRCLVEGAGDVAFIKHTTVAENSDGKGPEWAADVLSSDYELICPTKGPVPIADFEDCNLATSPAHAVVTRPETRNDVVAILQEQQARFGRYVRDPSFKMFESSPEENLIFKDSTQCLQEVPSGCNYKSFLGPDYMDAMTTLRECSDSTSELEKLCTSSICQTN, encoded by the exons ATGAAAGGACCAGCGCGCTATAGAGATTTTGAGATGTCTACCATGAAGCATCTCAAACTTCTGTGTCCTACATTGCTGCTTGGCTACTTGG TGGCTGTTGTGCTGTCTGCCTCCACCGACCATGTGAGGTGGTGTGTGAAGTCGGACAAGGAGCACCAAAAATGTTTGGCGCTGGCTACCAAGGCGCCAGTCTTTTCCTGTGTCAAAAAATCGGATTCTTTGGGCTGTATCAATGCCATTCAC GACGATTCAGCTGATGCAGTTACTCTGGATGGAGGAGACGTATACACTGCTGGCATGAAGAGCTTTAAACTTCATCCCATCATTGCTGAGGACTATGGTGCCA CATCAGAAACGTGTTACTATGCCGTCGCCGTGGTCAAGAAGGGGTCTGAGTTTGGCATTCGAGACTTGCAAGGAAAGAGATCCTGCCACACCGGCTTGGGAAAATCTGCCGGCTGGAATATTCCGATTGGAACTCTTATCAAGTTGGGTGTGCTGCAATGGGGAGGCATTGAAGATGAATCCATTGAGGCTG CGGTTGGAAAATTTTTCGCCGAAAGTTGTGTGCCAGGTGCTGAATTGGGTTCCCAACTGTGTAAAGGCTGCAAAGGAGATTGCTCGCGTTCTGACGATGAACCTTTTCATGGCTACAGCGGTGCGTTCCA GTGTCTGGTGCAAAATGCCGGAGATGTGGCATTTGTCAATCATCTTACTGTACCAG AGAGCACGAAGGCTGACTACGAGCTGCTGTGCATGAACAATTCTCGAGCACCCATCGACTCCTACAAAGAATGCCACCTGGCCAGGATACCTGCTCATGCTGTGGTGACTCGACAAGACCCGGTGCTGGCAGAGCGTATCTGGGCTAGTCTCACCACAGTGCAG GACTTTGACCTGTTCTCCTCTGAGGTGTACACACCGGCCAAGAATCTGATCTTCCAAGACTCTACTGAAAAGCTAGTCAGGTTACCTGCCAATATCACCTCAGTTCTCTATCTGGGCGCTAGCTACTTAAGCGTTGTACGCTCACTGAACAAAG AGATAACCGCATCCGGCTCGAATGCTATCACGTGGTGTGCCGTGGGCCCGCGTGAGACTGCAAAATGCGACCACTGGAGTGCCAACAGCACGGTGGAcgataaaaacaaaattctgTGCAAGACTGCCTCTACAGTAGATGAGTGCCTAAAGATGATTATG TGCAAAGAAGCAGATGCAATGGCAGTGGACGGAGGAGAGGTGTACATCGCAGGACAGTGCGGTCTGGTTCCAGCCATGGTGGAGCAGTACGATGAAG TAATGTGCAACCAGTCTGGAG tctcagcctcatcctaTTATGCGGTCGCTGTGGTCAAAAAGGGTTTTGGGGTGACTTGGGACAACCTGAAGGGGAAGAAGTCTTGCCACACAGGTTTTGGCAAAAGTGCCGGCTGGAACATTCCCATGGGTAAAATCTACAAACAGACGGGAGACTGTGACTTTA CAAAGTTCTTCACTAGCGGCTGCGCCCCTGGAGCTCCGGCCGACTCGCCATTCTGCTCTCTGTGTGCAGGCAGTGATGAATCTGTGGTTGGCAAGTCAAAGTGCCAAGCCAGTTCAGAGGAGAAGTACTATGGCTACGCTGGGGCCTTTAG atGTCTTGTTGAGGGTGCTGGTGATGTGGCCTTCATCAAACACACAACTGTTGCAGAAAACAGCGACG GAAAGGGTCCAGAGTGGGCTGCTGATGTCTTGAGCAGTGACTACGAGCTGATTTGTCCAACTAAGGGTCCAGTGCCAATTGCAGACTTTGAGGATTGCAACCTTGCCACTTCCCCAGCGCATGCTGTGGTGACCCGTCCTGAGACCCGCAACGATGTTGTCGCCATTCTTCAAGAACAGCAG GCCCGGTTTGGCCGATATGTCAGAGATCCCAGTTTCAAAATGTTTGAGTCTAGTCCGGAGGAGAACCTCATTTTCAAAGATTCCACCCAGTGTCTCCAGGAGGTTCCAAGTGGGTGCAACTATAAGAGCTTCTTGGGACCAGATTACATGGATGCAATGACCACACTGAGGGAGTGCAGTGATTCTACGTCAG AGTTGGAGAAACTGTGCACTTCCAGCATCTGCCAGACAAATTAA
- the LOC125994415 gene encoding guanine nucleotide-binding protein G(q) subunit alpha, with translation MTLESIMACCLSEEAKEARRINDEIERQLRRDKRDARRELKLLLLGTGESGKSTFIKQMRIIHGAGYSDEDKRGFTKLVYQNIFTAMQSMIRAMETLKIPYKYEHNKANANVVREVDVEKVIMFANPYVDAIKSLWNDPGIQECYDRRREYQLSDSTKYYLNALDRIAESSYLPTQQDVLRVRVPTTGIIEYPFDLQSVIFRMVDVGGQRSERRKWIHCFENVTSIMFLVALSEYDQVLVESDNENRMEESKALFRTIITYPWFQNSSVILFLNKKDLLEEKILYSHLVDYFPEYDGPQRDPQAGREFILKMFVDLNPDSDKIIYSHFTCATDTENIRFVFAAVKDTILQLNLKEYNLV, from the exons ATGACCCTGGAATCCATCATGGCGTGTTGCCTCAGCGAGGAGGCGAAAGAAGCCAGGCGGATCAACGACGAGATCGAGAGGCAGCTCCGCCGGGACAAGAGAGACGCGCGGCGGGAGCTCAAACTGTTGCTGCTCG GCACAGGCGAGAGCGGTAAGAGCACATTCATCAAGCAGATGAGGATCATCCACGGCGCTGGCTATTCTGATGAGGACAAGCGAGGCTTCACCAAGCTGGTGTACCAGAACATCTTCACCGCCATGCAGTCCATGATCAGGGCCATGGAGACGCTCAAGATCCCCTACAAATATGAGCACAATAAG GCGAACGCCAACGTGGTGAGAGAGGTTGACGTGGAGAAGGTCATCATGTTTGCCAACCCCTACGTAGACGCTATCAAGAGCTTGTGGAACGACCCGGGCATCCAGGAGTGCTACGACAGGAGGAGGGAATACCAGTTGTCAGACTCTACCAAATA TTACCTGAACGCGTTGGACAGGATCGCCGAAAGCTCCTACCTGCCTACTCAGCAGGACGTGCTGAGGGTTCGCGTCCCCACCACGGGCATCATTGAGTACCCCTTTGACCTGCAGAGCGTCATATTCAG GATGGTGGACGTGGGCGGTCAGCGGTCGGAGAGGAGGAAGTGGATCCACTGTTTTGAGAACGTCACGTCCATCATGTTCCTGGTGGCGCTGAGCGAATACGACCAAGTTCTGGTGGAGTCCGACAACGAG AACCGTATGGAGGAGAGCAAAGCGCTGTTCAGGACAATCATCACGTACCCGTGGTTCCAAAACTCCTCCGTCATCTTGTTCCTCAACAAGAAGGACCTGCTGGAGGAAAAGATCTTGTACTCTCACCTGGTGGATTACTTCCCGGAGTACGACG GTCCCCAGAGAGACCCCCAGGCCGGCCGCGAGTTTATCTTAAAGATGTTCGTGGACCTGAACCCCGACAGCGACAAGATCATCTACTCGCATTTCACCTGCGCCACCGACACGGAGAACATCCGCTTTGTGTTTGCCGCCGTCAAAGACACCATCCTGCAGCTCAACTTGAAGGAATACAACTTGGTGTAA
- the LOC125994413 gene encoding guanine nucleotide-binding protein subunit alpha-14-like: MAFPFISMGEDDFYQGIVVQSPHLMFIQALPPASEEEESTTTVASGRGSNMGGCCMSSEAKERQHINDEIEKQLKRDKKNCRRELKLLLLGTGESGKSTFIKQMRIIHGGGYSEEDKRSYAKLVYQNIYTSMQTMIRAMETLHIPFRDARQQMSANMLLDVEVAKVEDLDGEHVAAMGRLWNDGGMQECFDRRREYQLSDSTKYYLTELDRISQASYIPDLQDILRVRVPTTGIIEYPFDMESVIFRMVDVGGQRSERRKWIHCFEDVTSIMFLVALSEYDQVLAESDNENRMEESKALFKTIITYSWFQSSSIILFLNKTDILQEKILHSHLADYFPQFSGPRQDALAAQEFILQMYQEQNPNKDKKLYSHFTCATDTENIRFVFAAVKDTILRQNLQVFNLL; the protein is encoded by the exons atggcatttccattcatttcaatgggagaAGATGACTTTTATCAAGGCATTGTTGTCCAGTCGCCACACCTTATGTTTATTCAGGCCCTTCCTCCCGCGAGTGAGGAAGAGGAGAGCACGACAACAGTCGCAAGTGGACGAGGGTCAAACATGGGAGGATGCTGCATGTCGTCCGAGGCCAAAGAAAGGCAGCACATCAATGACGAAATTGAAAAGCAGCTCAAGAGGGACAAGAAAAACTGTCGCCGGGAGCTCAAGTTGCTCCTCTTAG GCACGGGTGAGAGTGGTAAGAGCACCTTCATCAAACAGATGAGAATCATCCATGGAGGAGGATACAGCGAGGAGGACAAACGCAGCTATGCTAAGCTGGTCTACCAAAACATCTATACGTCCATGCAGACCATGATCAGGGCCATGGAGACCCTGCACATCCCCTTCCGTGACGCACGCCAGCAG ATGAGTGCCAACATGCTGCTGGATGTGGAGGTGGCCAAGGTGGAGGACCTTGATGGAGAGCACGTGGCGGCCATGGGAAGATTGTGGAATGACGGCGGGATGCAGGAATGCTTTGATCGCCGCCGGGAATACCAGCTGTCTGACTCCACCAAGTA CTACCTCACCGAATTGGATCGGATCTCGCAGGCATCCTACATACCTGACCTCCAGGATATCCTGCGAGTCCGGGTTCCTACCACGGGGATCATCGAGTACCCTTTCGACATGGAGAGCGTCATTTTCAG GATGGTGGACGTAGGCGGTCAACGCTCCGAGCGAAGGAAGTGGATCCACTGCTTCGAGGACGTCACATCCATCATGTTCTTGGTGGCGCTCAGCGAGTACGATCAAGTTCTGGCGGAGTCCGACAATGAG AACCGCATGGAGGAGAGTAAAGCTTTGTTCAAGACCATCATCACATACTCATGGTTCCAGAGCTCCTCCATTATCCTCTTCCTTAACAAGACAGACATCCTTCAGGAGAAGATCCTGCACTCCCACCTGGCTGACTATTTTCCACAGTTCTCTG GGCCTCGCCAGGACGCGTTGGCGGCTCAGGAGTTCATCCTGCAGATGTACCAGGAGCAAAACCCGAATAAGGACAAGAAGCTCTACTCGCACTTCACCTGCGCCACCGACACGGAGAACATCCGCTTCGTTTTCGCCGCCGTCAAAGACACCATCCTCAGACAGAACCTCCAGGTCTTCAACCTGCTCTAA